Within Sorangiineae bacterium MSr11367, the genomic segment ATGAGCACCTTGTCCCGCCGGAGCTTCCTCGGCGCGAACGGCATCGTTCTCGTGGGCTGCTTTCTCGATTCGATGTTCAGCGGCGCCGAGGCGCTCGCCGCGCCCGCGCCCGCCATCGATCTCAATGCGTGGATCAAGATTGCCGCGGATGACACGGTCACCGTCGTCGTCTCGCAAGCGGAGATGGGGCAAGGCATCATGACGACGCTCCCGGCCGTCCTCGTCGAGGAGCTGGGGGCCCGCTGGGAGCGCGTGCAGTTCGAAACGTCGCCGGCGGCCGTCGCCTACCGCAATCCCCGGCTGCAGTGGCAATTCACCGGAAACAGCGAAAGCATCTCGTCGTTCTTCGATTTGATGCGCAAGATGGGCGCCAGCGCACGGGCCATGCTCGTCGAGGCGGCCGCCCGCAAATGGGGTATTCCTGCCGCCAGCTGCAAGGTCGAGGACGGATACGTCATCGACTCGGCCTCGCAGCGCAGGGAAAGCTTCGGCGCGCTCGCGCCGGCTGCGAGCAAGATCGCGCCGCCCAAAGAGCCCCGGCTCAAGCCCGAACGCGAGTGGAAGCTGCTCGGAAAGCCGCTTCCGCGCGTGGACAATCCGGCCAAGGTCGACGGCAGCGCCATCTTCGGGCTCGATTTCATGCTGCCGGGAATGGTTCACGCGGCCATCCTCAACTGCCCCGTGTTCGGTGGAAAACTGGTCTCCATCGATCGCTCGTCGGTCGCGGGAGAGGACGGCCTCCTCGACGTCATCGAAGTACCGGGTGGCGTCGCCACGGTCGCAAAGACGTATTGGCAAGCGCGCAAGGCGCTGGATGCCCTGCGCGTCGTTTGGGACGAAGGGCCCCATGCACGGGTCGATAGCAAAAGCCTCATGGGCCAATACCACCAGGCCATGGCCGGCGACGATTGGGTACCGGTCAAGGCCGTCGGCGGCACATTCCCCACGGCGCACTCGGCCGAATACGAGAGTCAATTCCTCGCCCACGCGACCATGGAGCCCATGAATGCAACCGCGCATGTTACCAGCGAGGGTTGCGAAATCTGGGCCCCGACGCAGGGGCAGGAGCTCGCTCAAGTCGTGGCCTCGACGATTCTCGGGCTGCCCAAGGAGAAAGTGCAGGTCCACCGCACCTTTCTGGGCGGTGGATTCGGCCGCCGGCTGCTCGTCGACTACGTGGTGCAGGCCGTCGTCCTGGCCAAGGCCGTGGGCCGGCCGGTCAAAGCCATTTGGTCGCGGGAAGAGGATATGCGGCACGATCACTATCGCCCCGCCGTCCTCCATCGCATGGCGGCGGGATTCGACAAAGACGGATACCCCATTGGCATCGCCCACCGGCTGGTGTCGCCCACCATCCTCAAGTCCGTTTTCCCACCGGCGGTGACCGACAAGCTCGACCCGAGCTGCCTGGAAGGCCTGATGGAGACGCACTACCGCATCCCGAACGTGCGCATCGATTTCCATCTGCTCTCCATCCCCGTTCCGACCTCCGTCGCCCGTACGACGGGGTATGGCCCCAATCTCTTCGCGATGGAAAGCTTTCTCGACGAAGCGGCCCATCGCGCGAAAAAGGACCCGTACGCGTATCGCCGCCATCTCCTCGGCGGAAACCCGCGCGCGCTGGCCGTCCTCGACCTCGCCGCCGACAAGGCTCGCTGGCGTGAGGCGCCGCCCGCGGGCGTTCATCGCGGCATCGCATTCGCCGAGGCGTTCAACACCATGATTTGCCAGGTCGTCGAGCTGAGCGTCCAGGACGGACGTGTGACGATCCATCGCGTCGTTTCGGCGGTCGATTGCGGCACGGTGTTGAACCCGAACATTGCCGAGAACAACATCGAAGGCGGTGTCGCCTGGGGACTCTCCAACGCCTTCAAATCGGAAATGACCTTTTCACGGGGCAAGGCCGTGGAAGGCAACTTCGACGGCTTCCAGATTTTGCGTCTCCCCGAGATGCCCCCGTGCGAGACCCATTTCATCGACAGCGGAGCACGGCCTCTCGGCGGCACCGGAGAAGTAGGACCGGTTACCGTCATTCCCGCGGTGACGAATGCCATCTTCGCCGCAACGGGCCGGCGCATTCGCTCCTTGCCGCTCGCCCGTCACGGTCTCCATCTTGGATGAGAACGCCGCTAGCA encodes:
- a CDS encoding molybdopterin-dependent oxidoreductase, which translates into the protein MSTLSRRSFLGANGIVLVGCFLDSMFSGAEALAAPAPAIDLNAWIKIAADDTVTVVVSQAEMGQGIMTTLPAVLVEELGARWERVQFETSPAAVAYRNPRLQWQFTGNSESISSFFDLMRKMGASARAMLVEAAARKWGIPAASCKVEDGYVIDSASQRRESFGALAPAASKIAPPKEPRLKPEREWKLLGKPLPRVDNPAKVDGSAIFGLDFMLPGMVHAAILNCPVFGGKLVSIDRSSVAGEDGLLDVIEVPGGVATVAKTYWQARKALDALRVVWDEGPHARVDSKSLMGQYHQAMAGDDWVPVKAVGGTFPTAHSAEYESQFLAHATMEPMNATAHVTSEGCEIWAPTQGQELAQVVASTILGLPKEKVQVHRTFLGGGFGRRLLVDYVVQAVVLAKAVGRPVKAIWSREEDMRHDHYRPAVLHRMAAGFDKDGYPIGIAHRLVSPTILKSVFPPAVTDKLDPSCLEGLMETHYRIPNVRIDFHLLSIPVPTSVARTTGYGPNLFAMESFLDEAAHRAKKDPYAYRRHLLGGNPRALAVLDLAADKARWREAPPAGVHRGIAFAEAFNTMICQVVELSVQDGRVTIHRVVSAVDCGTVLNPNIAENNIEGGVAWGLSNAFKSEMTFSRGKAVEGNFDGFQILRLPEMPPCETHFIDSGARPLGGTGEVGPVTVIPAVTNAIFAATGRRIRSLPLARHGLHLG